From the genome of Pseudomonas hamedanensis:
AAGAGCAAATAATTTCCATACCCAAGAGTCCCCCCTGTGGCGAGGGGATTTATCCCCGTTGGGTGGCGAAGCCGCCCCAAAATCAACCACCGCGGTGTATCAGACACACCGCGTGCGCTGCTTTACGACCGCTGCGCAGCCGAACGGGGATAAATCCCCTCGCCACAGGGCTCACTCCTGCAAAGGTTTTGCTCACGCGTTACCAGCCAATTTCATCCGCGCCGCCTGGGTGAAGTCGAGCATGCGCTTCAACGGCCGGATCGCCTGGGGAATCAGCGCCGGATCGACAAAGATCTCGTTGCTGCCTTCCTGCAAGCACTTGAGCGTGCGCTCAAGGGTGTTCATGGCCATCCACGGGCAATGCGCACAACTGCGGCACGCCGCGCCGTTACCGGCAGTAGGTGCCTCGATGAAGACCTTGTCCGGGCACAGCTGCTGCATCTTGTAGAAAATGCCACGGTCGGTCGCCACGATGAAGGTCTTGTTCGGCAGGGTTTGCGCAGCAGCGATCAGTTGGCTGGTGGACCCGACGGCGTCCGCCAGTTCGATCACCGAAGTCGGCGACTCCGGGTGTACCAGGATCGCAGCGTCCGGATACAGCGCCTTCATGTCCTCCAATTGCTTGGACTTGAACTCTTCGTGAACGATGCAGGCACCGTCCCACAGCAGCATGTCGGCGCCGGTCTTGCGCTGAATGTAGGTGCCCAGATGTTTGTCAGGCCCCCAGATGATCGTCTCGCCGTTATCCATCAGGCTCTCGACGATTTCCAGCGCGCAGCTTGAAGTTACCACCCAGTCAGCCCGAGCCTTTACCGCGGCGGAAGTGTTGGCGTAAACCACCACCGTGCGTTCCGGGTGCTGATCGCAGAACGCCGAAAACTCGTCGACCGGGCAACCCAGGTCCAGCGAGCAGGTTGCCTCCAGCGTCGGCATCAGCACGCGTTTTTCCGGGTTGAGGATCTTTGCCGTCTCGCCCATGAATTTGACGCCGGCAACCACAACGGTCTTGGCCGGGTGGGCATTGCCGAAGCGGGCCATTTCGAGGGAGTCGGAGACACAGCCGCCGGTCTCTTCGGCCAGGGCCTGAATCACCGGATCGCAATAAAAGTGAGCCACCAGCACCGCGTCCTGAGCCTTGAGCTCGGCGGCAATGGCAGAACGGTAATAAGCCTCTTCTTCGGCCGTCAGCGGTTTGGGCTGCTTGGCATCGAGGTGGGCTTGAACCAGAAGGCGTTCGGAAATCTGCGTCATGTTCGCAAGACCTGCAGGCGCTTTCGCGCGAAAGTCGAGTATACACCCGGCTCCGGACCGCTTGAGGGTACCGCCGGGAGAGTGAGTGTCATCAGGCACGGACAGCGTTGAAGCTGCGCAAGGCTACAGAATATCCCGTTGATACAAAAGATGATTCTGATCTGTGTCAGGCCGGGTGGCGCTGAAACGAAGGGTGTCTGAAATGCAGGCAAAAAAAAACCCGGAAATCCTCACTTTCGTGGGCCTTCCGGATTTTCTAAACCGCCAAATATGGTGGGTCGTGTGGGATTCGAACCTACGACCAATTGGTTAAAAGCCAACTGCTCTACCAACTGAGCTAACGACCCGCTGTGTGGTGGCGCGTATAATACTGATTTTTAAGGACTATTCAACACCTTTTTGAAAAAAATCAAAAATAAGGGGTTGGATCGCTCACACCCGCCGCTGCAAAGCCTTCTGCGCGCAAGCGGCAGCTGTCGCATTTGCCGCACGCGCGGCCGTCATTGTCGGCCTGATAGCAGGAAACGGTCAGACCGTAGTCGACGCCCAACTTCACGCCGGCCTGGACAATTTGCGCCTTGCTCAGGTTCTGCAAAGGCGCCTGAATGCGGAAGCCATTGCCTTCCACACCAGCCTTGGTCGCCAGATTGGCCATGCGCTCGAACGACTCGATGAACTCGGGGCGGCAATCCGGGTAGCCGGAATAATCGACCGCGTTCACGCCAATGAAGATGTCGCGAGCGCCGAGGACTTCTGCCCAGCCCAGCGCCAGAGACAGGAACACCGTGTTGCGCGCCGGCACGTAGGTCACCGGGATGCCCTCGCCCAGCTCTTCGGGAATGTCGATACTGGTGTCGGTCAGGGCTGAGCCACCCATGCCGTTGAGATTGAGGCCGATCACCTTGTGCTCGACCACACCCAGATCGCGCGCCACCCGAGCGGCAGCGTGCAGTTCGGCGTGGGAACGCTGGCCGTAATCGAAGCTCATGGTGTAGCAGGCGTAGCCTTCAGCGCGGGCCATCGCTACCACGGTGGCCGAGTCAAGACCACCGGACAGCAGGATCACCGCACGTTTTTCGATGGTGTTCAGTTGTTCAGTCATGTCAGCGCCCCGGCTCGTCATTCCAAAGATATTTGTGCAATTGCAATTGCAGGCGTACTGGCAG
Proteins encoded in this window:
- the nadA gene encoding quinolinate synthase NadA, with the protein product MTQISERLLVQAHLDAKQPKPLTAEEEAYYRSAIAAELKAQDAVLVAHFYCDPVIQALAEETGGCVSDSLEMARFGNAHPAKTVVVAGVKFMGETAKILNPEKRVLMPTLEATCSLDLGCPVDEFSAFCDQHPERTVVVYANTSAAVKARADWVVTSSCALEIVESLMDNGETIIWGPDKHLGTYIQRKTGADMLLWDGACIVHEEFKSKQLEDMKALYPDAAILVHPESPTSVIELADAVGSTSQLIAAAQTLPNKTFIVATDRGIFYKMQQLCPDKVFIEAPTAGNGAACRSCAHCPWMAMNTLERTLKCLQEGSNEIFVDPALIPQAIRPLKRMLDFTQAARMKLAGNA
- the queC gene encoding 7-cyano-7-deazaguanine synthase QueC, whose protein sequence is MTEQLNTIEKRAVILLSGGLDSATVVAMARAEGYACYTMSFDYGQRSHAELHAAARVARDLGVVEHKVIGLNLNGMGGSALTDTSIDIPEELGEGIPVTYVPARNTVFLSLALGWAEVLGARDIFIGVNAVDYSGYPDCRPEFIESFERMANLATKAGVEGNGFRIQAPLQNLSKAQIVQAGVKLGVDYGLTVSCYQADNDGRACGKCDSCRLRAEGFAAAGVSDPTPYF